The genomic DNA GTTGTTCAACCGTAGAGTCCGGTCGGAATCTGCGGGCAGGCTTCGCTCACCTCATGGAAGCGGCGCGGGGATATGCCCGACAGTTCATTGAACGGGCTCCACATGCTTTCGCCGTCGAGGCTCTCGGTGAACTGTTGCCAACTCGGGGGCGATCCGATATCGAAGCCCTCTTCTTCGAGACAGTCGACGAGCTCATTCGACAGGTAGTCATAGAGAAACCGCCGCTGGGACTCATTCAACGGAGCGTTGTACTTCGGATCGAGCGGGTATGAGGCTTCGCACGTGAAGAGCGCAAGGTTGTACGTCGCTGCTTGCGCGCTGGGCAGATCCCCGGATGCCAAACCGCCATCGGAGCCCACGGTGACCGTGAAACCATGCGTTGCCATGCAGCCAACCATCACTTCTGGCCACTCTGCCCGCTCGATTACTCTCACGAGGGGGACTTCGGGGCGCGGCTGATCCGGCGTCCCGAACTCCAGCCACGCCTGGTCGATCGCTTCCTCGATGAGAGCCTGGCTCTCAGCGGCTGAGAGCGCGTCGGGTGTGGGAGTCGGGGTGGGTTCGCGGGGTGCGCACCCAGCAAGAGTTGCGCTCAATATCAGTGAGAGTGCAGCAACCCCGGCCGGCTTCATTGCAGACCGCATGGGTCAGGCTGCGCAGTACGGGCCGCTCATCGCCGCGCGAAAGCTACCGCCTGAGAACACGGTCTGCTGGTCAACCCAGTGGAAAGCCCCGCCCCAGTTACTGATCCATTCAGCCTGCGCGCCCTGAGATGGATACGTGTACTGACGAAAGATTCCGGACTGTGTCGCTGTGTGATTGTGCGAACCGATTCCCATCAGTTGCGTGCCTGCCCACTGCGACCCGCAGGACAGATACCCGTACGTCTCATCCGCGGCCGCCTGGGCCGGCGCGGCTGCAACAAGGCTCAACGCGACCGCCACGAGGATCGCCGTCGTCGATGCAAACAGATTCTTCATCGATCCTCCATATCCAGCCCAATAAGGCCGGTGATGTTGTGTCGTCGACGCCATCCAAGCGGTAGTTCTTCTTGATGCTCAATGTGTCGTTCGGGACACATCGGCACGGAGCTTACGCCCAGAGAACCGTTGCGTTCCCCTCGCAGGTTCTCGGCGCTCTGCCTGCAGCGCCTCGTTGACTTCGCCCACCTCGAGCGGGCTCCTGGCAACCACCAGCTCGCGCGACCGAGCAGCTGCCTAGTGACGCGCACTGCGCCTTCCGCGTCTGCTGCACTTGTTGCCGTGCGTGTAGATCGGTTGTTAGATACCGGTTGACCGACACTATTGGAGGAAATGTGAAGAGGCACGTTCTCATCTCGACCATCGCTGCTTCGGCCGCGTTCGCCCTTCTGTGCGGGGGAGCCGCGCCGGCCTTCGCTGCGTCGGCTTCGGGTGGGCGAACGTGCCCTGGGCACGCCACACTGGTCGCCGCGAAAGCAACAACTGGTGGGCCGGGCTACACGCGATTCGACACTGCCACGCAGTACGCCCGAGTCGACTATGTCGCTGGAGGCGCCTGGGACACTGGCTCGCCGTTCTTTAGCGCGCACTGGATCATCAGCTCGTCGGGGGCTGTGACGAACGCAACCTCGTACTGCTACTGATGCGATGCGGGACTCGCACTTCGTTACTCATTCTCTCGTTCGCAGTGGTGATCTCATTCACCGGATGTACCGCTTCGACCGAACCATCGAGCGCCCTCGCTTCCCAACGTTCGGCGACTGAACGAGCTCAAGACCTTGCGGCCTGTATCCACGAAGCCGGCTTCGATGCTGTGGTGACCTGGCAATCCACGGTCGAACTCGCTGAGCCGATACCGAAAGATCAAGCAGCTGCGTACGAGAAGGTTGCGAGCGGGTGCGTTGAATCCACACACGCACACGAGTTCACGTTCACAAGGAATGACATCGAAGCGCTCTACGAACTTGAGTTGGAGCAGCGAAGATGCCTGATCGAACATGGATACGCGATTTCGGAACCGCCGTCTCCCCAGGTGTACTCGGACACATTCGACTCGGATCAGCGGTGGTTCGCGATGTCTGAAGTAGAGACGACCCAGCGGTGGCGTCCCCGGGTGTGGTGGGGTTTCCGGCAGGGCTCGCGGCGTCGTAGACGCTGGTGAGCCATCGTGCGATGGTCAGTGAGTACCGATCAAAGTCACTCACAGGAAGACACAAACGCACGATGGCTCTAGACCAGTCTGCCCTCCTCGAGCTCCTCGGGGAACTGCAGTCCACCGATGTCAGCGACCGGATCCGGCTCGCGACGCAGAAGCTCTACCAGGAGCTGATCGACGCGGAAGCGACTGCGTTCATCGGCGCCGCGTCCTACGAGCGCTCGGAGGGGCGTGTCGCGGTCCGTAACGGGTCGCGTCCGCGGACGCTGACCACCACGGCCGGGGATCTGGATCTGCGGATCCCGAAGCTGCGACAGGGGTCGTTCTTCCCGTCGCTGCTGGAGCGGCGCCGCCGGGTCGATCAGGCGCTGTTCGCGGTCGTGATGGAGGCTTACGTCCACGGTGTCTCGACCCGGAAGGTCGACGACCTCGTCAAGGCGCTCGGCGCCGATTCGGGGATCTCCAAGTCCGAGGTGTCTCGCATCTGCCAGGACCTCGACGAGGACGTCGCCGCGTTCCGCGAACGGCCGCTGGACGCCCAGGACTACCCGTATGTGTTCGTCGATGCGACCTACTGCAAGGCCCGTGTCGGTCGTCAGGTTGTCTCGCAGGCGATCGTCGTGGCGATCGGCGTCGCCTCCGACGGCACCCGGCAAGTCCTCGGCTTCGACGTCGGCGATACGGAGTCCGAGCCGTTCTGGACGGCGTTCTTCCGGTCGTTGAAGGCCCGCGGTCTCGGCGGAGTGCGCCTGGTGATCTCCGACGCCCACTCCGGGCTGATCAAAGCCATCCAGGTCGCGTTCCAAGGCGTCTCGTGGCAGCGCTGCCGGGTTCACTTCATGCGCAACGTCCTGGCGAAGGTCCCCAAGGTCGCCGGCCCGATGGTCGCCTCCATCATCCGCACCGTGTTCGTCCCGCGCGGCAAGGCCAGCCTCGTCAAAGCACAGTTCGGGGAGGTCGTTCGCATGCTCGAACGCTCCCATCCGGCCATCGCCGAGATGCTCGAGGATGCCCGCGATGAGCTCCTCGCGTTCACCGGGTTCCCGGCCGCGCACTGGCAGCAGATCTGGTCCACGAACCCGCTGGAACGGCTGAACAAGGAGATCAAGCGCCGCACCGACGTCGTCGGCACCTTCCCCAACCCTGCCGCGCTGCTGCGCCTCGCCGGGCACGTCCTGATCGAGCAGCACGACGAATGGGACAGCGCCGACCGCCGCTACTTCAGCGACGCCTCCATGGCCCTGCTGAACACCACCGGAGAGGAGGACAGCATCCCCGAACTCATCGCGGCATAATCAGAAGCAGCTGACCTCGCCGGTGTTGAGAAACTCCACCACTCAGAGGGACGCCACCCGACCCAGCTCTCGCGGGACCAATTCAAGGCTCTCTTCACCAGTTGCCCGCCGCCATCTTGGTACTACTGAGGCCGGGCTATCTCGGATTTCCATACGCTCTTCGCCGAACGGGATGCTGTCCTTCGCCGACGGGCGAACCGTCCTGTTCCGCACCCGTAAGTGGTCGATGGCTCTCGCGACGCTGCCCGCGCTATGGGACGCGGAGTTCTCGGATGGGTTCGCGGCGTGCGGCGGCCAGGGCGGGGAT from Agromyces larvae includes the following:
- a CDS encoding IS256 family transposase → MALDQSALLELLGELQSTDVSDRIRLATQKLYQELIDAEATAFIGAASYERSEGRVAVRNGSRPRTLTTTAGDLDLRIPKLRQGSFFPSLLERRRRVDQALFAVVMEAYVHGVSTRKVDDLVKALGADSGISKSEVSRICQDLDEDVAAFRERPLDAQDYPYVFVDATYCKARVGRQVVSQAIVVAIGVASDGTRQVLGFDVGDTESEPFWTAFFRSLKARGLGGVRLVISDAHSGLIKAIQVAFQGVSWQRCRVHFMRNVLAKVPKVAGPMVASIIRTVFVPRGKASLVKAQFGEVVRMLERSHPAIAEMLEDARDELLAFTGFPAAHWQQIWSTNPLERLNKEIKRRTDVVGTFPNPAALLRLAGHVLIEQHDEWDSADRRYFSDASMALLNTTGEEDSIPELIAA